The sequence AACGGCCGATACAAAGCTCGACGAACTCCGTTTCCTCTCCGATTCCGTCCGATCCTCTCTCACCTCCTTATCCTCCAATTTATCTTCCAAGGTAAGTGGATTTCAATTGCAGTTTATTGAAGGTTAAATTTTGGTTTATACAATCAAGTTAAAAAAACAATGGCAGGTAGAGGTGGTAGTTGTTGATGTTTCTGTTGGTCAGAAAGAAATTGACAGTGTTGGGGACTTCCCATTTGTACCAAGAAATGATGTTCTTGCTTGTTATCTGGGTTCAGTTGATCAAACTCAGAATGTACTTCCTGATGATAGAGGCCAAGCTGTTACTGTAATGAGTAAAGCTCTCgaaaatttcttaaagaaaGCTCAAGAGGATAATAATGTCATTGCTGGAGTCATTGGGATTGGAGGTAGTGGAGGCACGTCTTTATTATCATCTGCCTTTAGATTGCTACAATTTGGTATGCCCAAGGTTATTGTGTCTACTGTAGCAAGTGGTCAAACTGAACCTTATGTGGGTACCTCAGATTTGATTTTGTTCCCATCTGTAGTGGATGTGTGTGGGATTAATAGTGTAAGTAgagttattttatcaaatgcTGGATCTGCTTTTGCTGGAATGGTTATTGGAAGGCTTGGGAGAGTAGGAGGTTCCTGTGGTGTTAGTGATAAATTAACTGTTGGTATAACTATGTTTGGAGTTACAACTCCTTGTGTCAACGCTGTCAAAGAAAGATTGACAAGAGAAGGCTATGAAACCTTGATTTTTCATGCCACTGGTGTTGGGGGCAGAGCAATGGAGTCTCTTGTTAGAGAGGGATTCATACAGGTTATATGCTGTCCTAGtacattattttataaagtCTTATGCTCAATTAAACGGTAAAACATTGCCCTTTTCATGTTGCATAAATGGTCAGTATCATatcaaatgagaaaacaaaattctTGTGAATGGATCTAAATTAACTGATGCTTTACTTTTATTCTACTCAGTTGGCATGGttgaaatctaaaaaaaaaaaaaagcaaggATGTGAGCAGATATCTCATTTTCTGAGCTTAATATCGACATAAATTTTCTGCATGCCACTTTACCTCTCCAGTTATTCTGtcttagagttttttttttttatgtacaGCCACTAATCAAGTCTTTGCAAAGAAGAACTCAAAATGAAGTTGTATGCTAATTTAATTCTGCCCATTTGAATTGATTTTAGTTTGTATAACTAATTGTCAGATTTATCATCTAAAGAACATTTTggttttctttagttattattttttaggcaAAGTTTCGTCATTACTGGTTTTGCGTGCATGTTCTTAAtacctttttattttggttcttttttttttctgaaaagaaaagttcCAAAAATGTTAAGTTGTTTATTTGACTTTTATTGCTTGACAATGTAATGCTTACATCTCAAAATTCTACATTCAACTCCATCTCTTCCTTCCATAACAACTGATCGCATGCATGGTTCCATTCAATTTATTCAGAGtcttgtaatttttaattaccaCATCTCTCcacaattattttatgttgtcCTTTGCTATAGGCTAGTTCCATGTATATTTGATTCATTTACTTATGAGAAGTCTTATTACAGAATGCAGGCTGTCTCTCTATCATgttctaattctataatacTTCCATATCtgttggttttatttagggtGTTATGGATATTACTACAACAGAGGTTGCAGACTACGTAGTTGGTGGTGTTATGGCATGTGATAGGTCCCACTTTGATGCCATCTTAGATAAGAATGTTCCTTTGGTCTTGAGTGTAGGAGCCTTGGACATGGTGAATTTTGGAGCTAAGGAAACAATCCCTTCTAATTTTCAGCAAAGGAAGATTCATATCCACAATGAGCAGGTGTTATTTGATACTATCCTAGACCTTCTTTTTAATATCTGCATGTATTTGGCAATGGAGTACCTCCAAAAAAACGCTTCCTTAAAACTGCAATTCATGTCATTGTTTTGATCTATCTTTAGCACTGTTGCCTGTATTTTGGCATGTCTTTTTCCACTGCACTATTAAGACAATTTGGTTGATAAATCTGGGATTTACTACGGTTGTAATATGTTATATTTTGTTGATACCTTATTACTTTCAGGTCTCACTCATGCGAACcaccatggaagagaataagaaATTTGCTGTCTTTATAGCAGATAAACTAAACAAGTCAATTTCAAAGATTCGTGTTTGCTTGCCACAGAAAGGTGTTTCAGCTTTAGATGCACCTGGGAAACCCTTTTATGATCCTGAGGCCACTGCTACTCTTCTAAATGAAATGCAGAGGCTAATACAGACAAATGAGAACCGGCAGGTACACTTTTTTATTGTCAATTGGTATCTCAGAGCTTCGTTCTTCTCTCTATGCTTTAGGTTCCCTGTGTATTCTATATTGTTTTCATCATTATATTGCTTCACATGATGAAAATGAAATCTGTTGATAGGTAAAGGTGTATCCTTATCATATCAATGACCTGGAGTTTGCAGATGCACTGGTTAACTCATTTTTAGAGATTAGTTTGAAGAGCCCTATCGATTCCAGTCCTCCCCAAAGTCCTATTCATGAATCCATTCAACGCTTGCATAATATTCCCAATAACTCTTCGAGCTGTGGGACTATTTGTTACAGCCCAAGCAACTTCCCGGATGCAAGACCAGGTTTTCAGTGAGACTTGTGAATATAATGCTTCTGTAATGATAACATGAGAAAGAATTTCTGATCTCAAGAAACCATTGGAAAACTATTAATTCTTGCGGTTATGCGTTAGCTTAATCCGAGAACAGCCAGAGGGATGTGTATAGTATTTGTCAGATGCATCTAAATGGGAAGTTAACCAATGAATAATTACAAACCAAGAAAAAAGTTCATCAACTAACAAATAACTACTGTTGTAACAGAAACTTTGCAGAAGACTCAGTCAATATTGCAGCAACTAAAAGatcaaatagaaaaaggaTTGCCCATAATAGGGGCTGGTGCAGGAACTGGAATATCTGCAAAGTTTGAGGAAGCTGGTGGTGTTGATTTAATAGTGCTATACAACTCAGGGCGCTTTCGCATGGCAGGAAGAGGTTCCTTAGCAGGGTTATTGCCTTTTGCAGATGCAAATGCTGTAGTAGTTGACATGGCCAATGAAGTGTTACCTGTAAGTTCTGTAGAGCTGAGTTTCCTAAAGGAGAGGCTGTTAccaattttttcctttttcatgtGCTTGAAAGTTGAACTATTCTTGGTGATCTCGTAGacattcattttttaatttttcaaatggCTCTATATGCAAGCAAAGCTTTAAACCTTGGTTTGGTAGCAGAGAaggaaataattttataaattccgcatgaaaataaaaaagatagaacTACATACGAATGCTTGCGTTATGTTTCTATTTCATCATATTATTTGGAGAAGGGAGCCACATTAGCCAATTGTTACCATGTATTATGTACTAACATGGCCTGTACTACTTCTGAGATTTTAAACCTCATTTAATATCATTGGAGTAGGTTGTGAAGGCGGTACCAGTTCTTGCTGGAGTATGTGCAACTGATCCCTTTCGGCGAATGGATTACTTCCTAAAGCAGTTGGAGTCAATTGGATTCTCCGGTGTGCAGAATTTTCCAACTGTTGGGCTGTTTGATGGTAACTTTAGACAAAATCTGGAAGAGACAGGAATGGGATATGGGTATCTCTTGaaactatattttcttttgagcaTATTTATTAACGAGGGGCGCACGAGGCGCATGCCTCTGCGCCTTAGCACCTCAAAGCAGGCGCTGTCCCAAAGGCGCGCACCATTTGGTAATTTGTGAGGTGCAAAAAGGCGCGCCTCGCTTACATTAATAAACTAACATGtgcattttttcttttgtacttTTCATCTGATCcctaaatataaaagaaaaaggagataCATGCATCCATATACACCAGACTAtgtcaaaaatttaaaagagcAAGGAAAAAAAGAGTTTCAAGAAGGCTTAAACACTCAGAtcagagagaaaaaaaaaaggaaaagaaaaaaaggaggtTAAAGAAAAACCAGGGTGTTTACAaggcaaaagaaataaaaagaaaaagctgaTAACTTTGAAGCTTTTAAACTTTtcctaaaattttcttttggatttgGAAACCTATATTGCTGAGTTTTATGtgatttctttgttttgaCTTGTCTGTTTTAAGTATTAATAGTTACATATTATTGTATAACCTTGCCAGTAAtgaattttatcatttattttattttattctatctTTTTGACCTTGTGTCTGTCAGGTGTGTGCCTGTGCTTTAATAACTATGTTTCTAAGATTTTAAAAgtcttttacattttttaaatattcagttgtgtattttttttatgacttCTATTTTGATTCCTCATGGTCAGCTTGGAAGTCCAGATGATTGAAAAAGCACACAAAATGGGTCTCTTGACCACCCCCTATGCTTTTAACCAAAATGAAGCCAAGAAAATGGCGAAGGCTGGTGCAGATATAATTGTAGCCCATATGGGGCTTACAACATCTGGGACTATTGGTGCAAAAACAGCTGTCTCACTGGAAGATAGTGTAGTTCGTGTGCAAGCTATTGCAGATGCTGCACATAGTGTCAACCCTTATATTATTGTGCTTTGCCATGGAGGTGAGTAGCTTTTTGTTTCCTCTAATGAAGCTCTGCTGGtgaattattaata comes from Ricinus communis isolate WT05 ecotype wild-type chromosome 5, ASM1957865v1, whole genome shotgun sequence and encodes:
- the LOC8273361 gene encoding toMV susceptible protein tm-1(GCR26), giving the protein MAHPDKTPRVFCVGTADTKLDELRFLSDSVRSSLTSLSSNLSSKVEVVVVDVSVGQKEIDSVGDFPFVPRNDVLACYLGSVDQTQNVLPDDRGQAVTVMSKALENFLKKAQEDNNVIAGVIGIGGSGGTSLLSSAFRLLQFGMPKVIVSTVASGQTEPYVGTSDLILFPSVVDVCGINSVSRVILSNAGSAFAGMVIGRLGRVGGSCGVSDKLTVGITMFGVTTPCVNAVKERLTREGYETLIFHATGVGGRAMESLVREGFIQGVMDITTTEVADYVVGGVMACDRSHFDAILDKNVPLVLSVGALDMVNFGAKETIPSNFQQRKIHIHNEQVSLMRTTMEENKKFAVFIADKLNKSISKIRVCLPQKGVSALDAPGKPFYDPEATATLLNEMQRLIQTNENRQVKVYPYHINDLEFADALVNSFLEISLKSPIDSSPPQSPIHESIQRLHNIPNNSSSCGTICYSPSNFPDARPETLQKTQSILQQLKDQIEKGLPIIGAGAGTGISAKFEEAGGVDLIVLYNSGRFRMAGRGSLAGLLPFADANAVVVDMANEVLPVVKAVPVLAGVCATDPFRRMDYFLKQLESIGFSGVQNFPTVGLFDGNFRQNLEETGMGYGLEVQMIEKAHKMGLLTTPYAFNQNEAKKMAKAGADIIVAHMGLTTSGTIGAKTAVSLEDSVVRVQAIADAAHSVNPYIIVLCHGGPISGPREAEFILKRTKEVHGFYGASSMERLPAEQAIASTMQQYKSISIK